One region of Scophthalmus maximus strain ysfricsl-2021 chromosome 13, ASM2237912v1, whole genome shotgun sequence genomic DNA includes:
- the il12rb1 gene encoding interleukin-6 receptor subunit beta isoform X6: MWGTPAARRPGVKFDAPQNISMFWSENNLTLMWKNPGKHPALAEVWFRRDGPATESWEKRLTNTTVLTAHSSRKILTSMCPTLKEEVTSEYQAAVVNLLKRSAYQVQIRHRSTQVKTPLWSKWSPVVVVPAELEHEPEVTMTTKHLKGFREVTLSWKPMPRAAAAAAAGVNYTVADTQSSHGCPCARRTIDINTNKYTINVTYSAVNISVIARNAAGCSPSAVIQVPAEPMANLETCDKPLVDKLNRKTCKQWYERQEETSKPENIITLASKKKQERKTERKRGVALLKEYVGYLYFEHVCDGGNPRTVKACLYYIREGEPRAAPEDFTAPSKTHSSVTLSWKAIASVDRRGVLTHYRLCTVKLGSQDEQRECHNVSASLTKLHLEKLTPGAKYNISLAAVTRVGTGPAATVIVSTLQAKTVNAWLSFGLLFVFFLGSTMCTVVLKRIKNRIFPPVPTPVIPDFSSNQPEHQGMLEGKEELHDELMLLQLHPEGKSVPEDTEESTALREAWDAGSDTDVKKTERGDSRSSGGSGDDSPDSAGQAPRSSREGKTTDLDQVDNELAMLIYRNGLVFDVKTDSP, from the exons ATGTGGGGAACTCCAGCTGCACGTCGCCCAGGAG TTAAGTTTGATGCACCACAAAATATTTCCATGTTTTGGTCAGAAAACAACCTCACCTTGATGTGGAAGAATCCAGGGAAGCATCCGGCTTTAGCCGAGGTCTGGTTTCGCCGAGACGGACCGGCCACAGAATCATGGGAGAAA AGATTAACAAACACCACCGTAT TGACTGCTCACAGCTCTCGAAAGATCCTGACTTCAATGTGTCCGACTCTAAAAGAAGAGGTGACTTCTGAAT ACCAGGCGGCTGTTGTGAATCTCTTGAAGCGTTCAGCTTACCAGGTTCAGATCAGACATCGGTCCACTCAGGTTAAAACCCCGCTGTGGAGCAAATGGTCTCCAGTTGTGGTTGTTCCTGCAG AGCTTGAACATGAGCCTGaagtcaccatgacaacaaaacatttgaaaggCTTTCGAGAAGTGACGCTGTCCTGGAAG CCGATGCCAcgtgcagcagcggcggcagcagcaggagtgaaCTACACTGTGGCGGACACACAGTCTTCTCATGGATGTCCTTGTGCGAGGAGGACAATTgacatcaacacaaacaaatacactatCAATGTGACGTACTCTGCCGTCAACATCTCTGTTATCGCCAGAAATGCAGCGGGGTGTTCTCCTTCAGCCGTCATTCAAGTACCGGCTGAACCTATGGCAAATTTAGAAA CTTGTGACAAACCGTTGGTTGACAAACTCAACAGGAAAACTTGCAAGCAGTGGTACGAGCGTCAAGAAGAAACTTCAAAGCCAGAAAATATCATAACTTTagcgagtaaaaaaaaacaagaaaggaaGACAGAACGAAAGA GAGGCGTGGCTCTGTTAAAGGAGTATGTTGGCTATCTTTACTTTGAACACGTATGTGATGGTGGGAATCCACGGACCGTTAAAGCGTGCCTCTATTACATTAGAGAGGGTG AACCACGCGCAGCACCTGAGGATTTCACTGCTCCGAGTAAAACACACAGTTCTGTTACCCTTTCCTGGAAAGCGATCGCCTCTGTGGACCGGCGAGGCGTCCTCACACACTACAGGCTGTGCACCGTGAAGCTCGGCTCGCAGGATGAGCAAAGAG AGTGCCATAATGTATCAGCCTCCCTGACAAAATTACATCTGGAAAAGTTGACACCGGGAGCAAAATACAACATCAGCCTGGCCGCAGTGACGCGAGTGGGAACGGGACCCGCGGCCACAGTGATTGTCAGCACACTGCAGGCGAAAACTGTGAATG CGTGGTTGAGTTTCGGCCTGCTCTTTGTGTTCTTCTTAGGCTCAACGATGTGCACCGTTGTCCTGAAGAG AATCAAAAACAGGATCTTTCCTCCCGTGCCGACACCTGTTATTCCAGATTTCTCCTCCAATCAGCCGGAGCATCAG GGGATGctggaggggaaagaggagttGCATGATGAGCTGATGCTGCTCCAGCTGCATCCGGAGGGGAAGTCTGTGCCCGAGGACACAGAGGAATCCACGGCCCTCCGAGAAGCGTGGGACGCTGGGAGCGACACGGACGTGAAGAAGACCGAGAGGGGCGATTCAAGGTCGTCAGGAGGGAGCGGCGATGACAGTCCTGACTCGGCAGGTCAGGCACCGAGGAGCTCCAGAGAGGGAAAGACGACAGATCTGGACCAGGTGGACAATGAGCTCGCCATGCTGATATACAGGAATGGCTTGGTCTTTGATGTGAAGACAGATTCACCTTAA
- the il12rb1 gene encoding interleukin-6 receptor subunit beta isoform X7 — MWGTPAARRPGENNLTLMWKNPGKHPALAEVWFRRDGPATESWEKRLTNTTVLTAHSSRKILTSMCPTLKEEVTSEYQAAVVNLLKRSAYQVQIRHRSTQVKTPLWSKWSPVVVVPAELEHEPEVTMTTKHLKGFREVTLSWKPMPRAAAAAAAGVNYTVADTQSSHGCPCARRTIDINTNKYTINVTYSAVNISVIARNAAGCSPSAVIQVPAEPMANLETCDKPLVDKLNRKTCKQWYERQEETSKPENIITLASKKKQERKTERKRGVALLKEYVGYLYFEHVCDGGNPRTVKACLYYIREGEPRAAPEDFTAPSKTHSSVTLSWKAIASVDRRGVLTHYRLCTVKLGSQDEQRECHNVSASLTKLHLEKLTPGAKYNISLAAVTRVGTGPAATVIVSTLQAKTVNAWLSFGLLFVFFLGSTMCTVVLKRIKNRIFPPVPTPVIPDFSSNQPEHQGMLEGKEELHDELMLLQLHPEGKSVPEDTEESTALREAWDAGSDTDVKKTERGDSRSSGGSGDDSPDSAGQAPRSSREGKTTDLDQVDNELAMLIYRNGLVFDVKTDSP; from the exons ATGTGGGGAACTCCAGCTGCACGTCGCCCAGGAG AAAACAACCTCACCTTGATGTGGAAGAATCCAGGGAAGCATCCGGCTTTAGCCGAGGTCTGGTTTCGCCGAGACGGACCGGCCACAGAATCATGGGAGAAA AGATTAACAAACACCACCGTAT TGACTGCTCACAGCTCTCGAAAGATCCTGACTTCAATGTGTCCGACTCTAAAAGAAGAGGTGACTTCTGAAT ACCAGGCGGCTGTTGTGAATCTCTTGAAGCGTTCAGCTTACCAGGTTCAGATCAGACATCGGTCCACTCAGGTTAAAACCCCGCTGTGGAGCAAATGGTCTCCAGTTGTGGTTGTTCCTGCAG AGCTTGAACATGAGCCTGaagtcaccatgacaacaaaacatttgaaaggCTTTCGAGAAGTGACGCTGTCCTGGAAG CCGATGCCAcgtgcagcagcggcggcagcagcaggagtgaaCTACACTGTGGCGGACACACAGTCTTCTCATGGATGTCCTTGTGCGAGGAGGACAATTgacatcaacacaaacaaatacactatCAATGTGACGTACTCTGCCGTCAACATCTCTGTTATCGCCAGAAATGCAGCGGGGTGTTCTCCTTCAGCCGTCATTCAAGTACCGGCTGAACCTATGGCAAATTTAGAAA CTTGTGACAAACCGTTGGTTGACAAACTCAACAGGAAAACTTGCAAGCAGTGGTACGAGCGTCAAGAAGAAACTTCAAAGCCAGAAAATATCATAACTTTagcgagtaaaaaaaaacaagaaaggaaGACAGAACGAAAGA GAGGCGTGGCTCTGTTAAAGGAGTATGTTGGCTATCTTTACTTTGAACACGTATGTGATGGTGGGAATCCACGGACCGTTAAAGCGTGCCTCTATTACATTAGAGAGGGTG AACCACGCGCAGCACCTGAGGATTTCACTGCTCCGAGTAAAACACACAGTTCTGTTACCCTTTCCTGGAAAGCGATCGCCTCTGTGGACCGGCGAGGCGTCCTCACACACTACAGGCTGTGCACCGTGAAGCTCGGCTCGCAGGATGAGCAAAGAG AGTGCCATAATGTATCAGCCTCCCTGACAAAATTACATCTGGAAAAGTTGACACCGGGAGCAAAATACAACATCAGCCTGGCCGCAGTGACGCGAGTGGGAACGGGACCCGCGGCCACAGTGATTGTCAGCACACTGCAGGCGAAAACTGTGAATG CGTGGTTGAGTTTCGGCCTGCTCTTTGTGTTCTTCTTAGGCTCAACGATGTGCACCGTTGTCCTGAAGAG AATCAAAAACAGGATCTTTCCTCCCGTGCCGACACCTGTTATTCCAGATTTCTCCTCCAATCAGCCGGAGCATCAG GGGATGctggaggggaaagaggagttGCATGATGAGCTGATGCTGCTCCAGCTGCATCCGGAGGGGAAGTCTGTGCCCGAGGACACAGAGGAATCCACGGCCCTCCGAGAAGCGTGGGACGCTGGGAGCGACACGGACGTGAAGAAGACCGAGAGGGGCGATTCAAGGTCGTCAGGAGGGAGCGGCGATGACAGTCCTGACTCGGCAGGTCAGGCACCGAGGAGCTCCAGAGAGGGAAAGACGACAGATCTGGACCAGGTGGACAATGAGCTCGCCATGCTGATATACAGGAATGGCTTGGTCTTTGATGTGAAGACAGATTCACCTTAA
- the il12rb1 gene encoding interleukin-6 receptor subunit beta isoform X8 has product MWKNPGKHPALAEVWFRRDGPATESWEKRLTNTTVLTAHSSRKILTSMCPTLKEEVTSEYQAAVVNLLKRSAYQVQIRHRSTQVKTPLWSKWSPVVVVPAELEHEPEVTMTTKHLKGFREVTLSWKPMPRAAAAAAAGVNYTVADTQSSHGCPCARRTIDINTNKYTINVTYSAVNISVIARNAAGCSPSAVIQVPAEPMANLETCDKPLVDKLNRKTCKQWYERQEETSKPENIITLASKKKQERKTERKRGVALLKEYVGYLYFEHVCDGGNPRTVKACLYYIREGEPRAAPEDFTAPSKTHSSVTLSWKAIASVDRRGVLTHYRLCTVKLGSQDEQRECHNVSASLTKLHLEKLTPGAKYNISLAAVTRVGTGPAATVIVSTLQAKTVNAWLSFGLLFVFFLGSTMCTVVLKRIKNRIFPPVPTPVIPDFSSNQPEHQGMLEGKEELHDELMLLQLHPEGKSVPEDTEESTALREAWDAGSDTDVKKTERGDSRSSGGSGDDSPDSAGQAPRSSREGKTTDLDQVDNELAMLIYRNGLVFDVKTDSP; this is encoded by the exons ATGTGGAAGAATCCAGGGAAGCATCCGGCTTTAGCCGAGGTCTGGTTTCGCCGAGACGGACCGGCCACAGAATCATGGGAGAAA AGATTAACAAACACCACCGTAT TGACTGCTCACAGCTCTCGAAAGATCCTGACTTCAATGTGTCCGACTCTAAAAGAAGAGGTGACTTCTGAAT ACCAGGCGGCTGTTGTGAATCTCTTGAAGCGTTCAGCTTACCAGGTTCAGATCAGACATCGGTCCACTCAGGTTAAAACCCCGCTGTGGAGCAAATGGTCTCCAGTTGTGGTTGTTCCTGCAG AGCTTGAACATGAGCCTGaagtcaccatgacaacaaaacatttgaaaggCTTTCGAGAAGTGACGCTGTCCTGGAAG CCGATGCCAcgtgcagcagcggcggcagcagcaggagtgaaCTACACTGTGGCGGACACACAGTCTTCTCATGGATGTCCTTGTGCGAGGAGGACAATTgacatcaacacaaacaaatacactatCAATGTGACGTACTCTGCCGTCAACATCTCTGTTATCGCCAGAAATGCAGCGGGGTGTTCTCCTTCAGCCGTCATTCAAGTACCGGCTGAACCTATGGCAAATTTAGAAA CTTGTGACAAACCGTTGGTTGACAAACTCAACAGGAAAACTTGCAAGCAGTGGTACGAGCGTCAAGAAGAAACTTCAAAGCCAGAAAATATCATAACTTTagcgagtaaaaaaaaacaagaaaggaaGACAGAACGAAAGA GAGGCGTGGCTCTGTTAAAGGAGTATGTTGGCTATCTTTACTTTGAACACGTATGTGATGGTGGGAATCCACGGACCGTTAAAGCGTGCCTCTATTACATTAGAGAGGGTG AACCACGCGCAGCACCTGAGGATTTCACTGCTCCGAGTAAAACACACAGTTCTGTTACCCTTTCCTGGAAAGCGATCGCCTCTGTGGACCGGCGAGGCGTCCTCACACACTACAGGCTGTGCACCGTGAAGCTCGGCTCGCAGGATGAGCAAAGAG AGTGCCATAATGTATCAGCCTCCCTGACAAAATTACATCTGGAAAAGTTGACACCGGGAGCAAAATACAACATCAGCCTGGCCGCAGTGACGCGAGTGGGAACGGGACCCGCGGCCACAGTGATTGTCAGCACACTGCAGGCGAAAACTGTGAATG CGTGGTTGAGTTTCGGCCTGCTCTTTGTGTTCTTCTTAGGCTCAACGATGTGCACCGTTGTCCTGAAGAG AATCAAAAACAGGATCTTTCCTCCCGTGCCGACACCTGTTATTCCAGATTTCTCCTCCAATCAGCCGGAGCATCAG GGGATGctggaggggaaagaggagttGCATGATGAGCTGATGCTGCTCCAGCTGCATCCGGAGGGGAAGTCTGTGCCCGAGGACACAGAGGAATCCACGGCCCTCCGAGAAGCGTGGGACGCTGGGAGCGACACGGACGTGAAGAAGACCGAGAGGGGCGATTCAAGGTCGTCAGGAGGGAGCGGCGATGACAGTCCTGACTCGGCAGGTCAGGCACCGAGGAGCTCCAGAGAGGGAAAGACGACAGATCTGGACCAGGTGGACAATGAGCTCGCCATGCTGATATACAGGAATGGCTTGGTCTTTGATGTGAAGACAGATTCACCTTAA
- the il12rb1 gene encoding interleukin-6 receptor subunit beta isoform X9, whose amino-acid sequence MGEKINKHHRIDCSQLSKDPDFNVSDSKRRDQAAVVNLLKRSAYQVQIRHRSTQVKTPLWSKWSPVVVVPAELEHEPEVTMTTKHLKGFREVTLSWKPMPRAAAAAAAGVNYTVADTQSSHGCPCARRTIDINTNKYTINVTYSAVNISVIARNAAGCSPSAVIQVPAEPMANLETCDKPLVDKLNRKTCKQWYERQEETSKPENIITLASKKKQERKTERKRGVALLKEYVGYLYFEHVCDGGNPRTVKACLYYIREGEPRAAPEDFTAPSKTHSSVTLSWKAIASVDRRGVLTHYRLCTVKLGSQDEQRECHNVSASLTKLHLEKLTPGAKYNISLAAVTRVGTGPAATVIVSTLQAKTVNAWLSFGLLFVFFLGSTMCTVVLKRIKNRIFPPVPTPVIPDFSSNQPEHQGMLEGKEELHDELMLLQLHPEGKSVPEDTEESTALREAWDAGSDTDVKKTERGDSRSSGGSGDDSPDSAGQAPRSSREGKTTDLDQVDNELAMLIYRNGLVFDVKTDSP is encoded by the exons ATGGGAGAAA AGATTAACAAACACCACCGTAT TGACTGCTCACAGCTCTCGAAAGATCCTGACTTCAATGTGTCCGACTCTAAAAGAAGAG ACCAGGCGGCTGTTGTGAATCTCTTGAAGCGTTCAGCTTACCAGGTTCAGATCAGACATCGGTCCACTCAGGTTAAAACCCCGCTGTGGAGCAAATGGTCTCCAGTTGTGGTTGTTCCTGCAG AGCTTGAACATGAGCCTGaagtcaccatgacaacaaaacatttgaaaggCTTTCGAGAAGTGACGCTGTCCTGGAAG CCGATGCCAcgtgcagcagcggcggcagcagcaggagtgaaCTACACTGTGGCGGACACACAGTCTTCTCATGGATGTCCTTGTGCGAGGAGGACAATTgacatcaacacaaacaaatacactatCAATGTGACGTACTCTGCCGTCAACATCTCTGTTATCGCCAGAAATGCAGCGGGGTGTTCTCCTTCAGCCGTCATTCAAGTACCGGCTGAACCTATGGCAAATTTAGAAA CTTGTGACAAACCGTTGGTTGACAAACTCAACAGGAAAACTTGCAAGCAGTGGTACGAGCGTCAAGAAGAAACTTCAAAGCCAGAAAATATCATAACTTTagcgagtaaaaaaaaacaagaaaggaaGACAGAACGAAAGA GAGGCGTGGCTCTGTTAAAGGAGTATGTTGGCTATCTTTACTTTGAACACGTATGTGATGGTGGGAATCCACGGACCGTTAAAGCGTGCCTCTATTACATTAGAGAGGGTG AACCACGCGCAGCACCTGAGGATTTCACTGCTCCGAGTAAAACACACAGTTCTGTTACCCTTTCCTGGAAAGCGATCGCCTCTGTGGACCGGCGAGGCGTCCTCACACACTACAGGCTGTGCACCGTGAAGCTCGGCTCGCAGGATGAGCAAAGAG AGTGCCATAATGTATCAGCCTCCCTGACAAAATTACATCTGGAAAAGTTGACACCGGGAGCAAAATACAACATCAGCCTGGCCGCAGTGACGCGAGTGGGAACGGGACCCGCGGCCACAGTGATTGTCAGCACACTGCAGGCGAAAACTGTGAATG CGTGGTTGAGTTTCGGCCTGCTCTTTGTGTTCTTCTTAGGCTCAACGATGTGCACCGTTGTCCTGAAGAG AATCAAAAACAGGATCTTTCCTCCCGTGCCGACACCTGTTATTCCAGATTTCTCCTCCAATCAGCCGGAGCATCAG GGGATGctggaggggaaagaggagttGCATGATGAGCTGATGCTGCTCCAGCTGCATCCGGAGGGGAAGTCTGTGCCCGAGGACACAGAGGAATCCACGGCCCTCCGAGAAGCGTGGGACGCTGGGAGCGACACGGACGTGAAGAAGACCGAGAGGGGCGATTCAAGGTCGTCAGGAGGGAGCGGCGATGACAGTCCTGACTCGGCAGGTCAGGCACCGAGGAGCTCCAGAGAGGGAAAGACGACAGATCTGGACCAGGTGGACAATGAGCTCGCCATGCTGATATACAGGAATGGCTTGGTCTTTGATGTGAAGACAGATTCACCTTAA